The Vibrio marisflavi CECT 7928 region CCTATTTGGCCTAGTGCTGGGTGTGTTGTTCCATCATATTATTAAACGCACACCGGATAGCATGATGCGTCTTATCTTAACCATGCTTATCCCAACGGCAGGCTACGTCCTGGGAGAGCATCTAGAAGTCTCTGCTCCATTGGCTATGGTTGTTTCTGGTATCATCATTGGCAACATCACTCGCGGCGGAATGGATGAGCAAGAGTCTCACCAGATGAGTCACTTATGGGAATTGGCTGATGAGATTCTCAACGCCATCTTGTTCTTGCTGATTGGCTTAATCATGCTGACTTTCAGCTTCCACTATATCGACATTATCGCTGTATTAATTGCTGTACCTCTTGTGCTATGCAGTCGCTATACCAGTGTTAAGCTTTCTTATGTGTTGTTTAAGTTTTATCGCAGGTATAACCCAGAGTCCGTTAAGATCCTCACTTGGGGAGGCTTACGAGGCGGTCTAGCATTAGCGATGGCAATGGCGATCCCGACAGGAGCGCAGGTGGTTAACGGTGTAGATATTAAAGAGATCATAGTGCTAATGACTTATGCAGTTGTGGTTTTCTCTATTATCGTACAAGGTTCGACGATCACACCGATGATCCAAAAAGCCAAAGATTGGGAGAAGAAAGGCTATTAATTTGCCTTTGGTTTGATACTAAAAAGCCCGCAGCATTCTGATACTGCGGGCTTTTTGTTTGCCTATCTTTTAAACCTAGCTTGTTAAAGAAATGACTTTTTTCGACACTTCATTGGCCGCTTGAGTGAGGTTTTGTTTTTCTAAGGCTTTAGCAAGCAATATGTAATCTTCTCGATCTGTTCTGCTCGATAGGGCTTTTTCTAGATGTTGCTGTGCTTCAGGCCATTGCTGATTTTGCATCTCTATACGAGCAAGTGCACTGTGCGCTTCGGCGAGGTTGGCATCTTTTTTAATTAATGCTTCGAGCTGTTGGACGATTGGGTGCATGTCTGCCAATTTGATTGTCGGAAGTACTAATAGCAATTCATTGATAGTTTGCTTTTTCAGCGCTTCTTTAGCGATGGTAAATGCTTCTGAGTAGGCATCTTTCTCAACCAGTTGCTTAGTCATGTGGACAATGAGCTCAGGCTCAGTTTTGAGTTTTCTGCTTAGTTTATCCCAATATTGAATTAACTGTTCGGTGCTGTTTGTTATCGCAGTATCGGTTAGCAACCCCTTGTGAGCGAGCAGTTCGATTTCTTTTTGTTCCTTAGCGTCTATGATTTTTGCTTTACTCAACTGTGGAACAATATCGAGTAGATCCTGCCACTGTTTGAGTTGAACATGTACTTTCTTCAATAGGTTGAGCAGCAATGGGTTAGTTGGGTGATCCGAATGCAGCTTAGATAGTGTTTCGAATGCCAGTTTAAACTCACCTTCTTTTACTTGTTGCTTAGCCAATGTGAGTGCTACCGCCAAAGAAGAGTTGTCTTGTTTGCGCGCTAATTCGATATATCTATCTCGCTTGGCTTTATCCCCCATCTCTATTGCCGCTTCAGAGGCCATCAAGTAGCAAAGCAAAGGCATATCATGGTGAGATGCACGGCGAGTGACTTTCTTTTCAGCTAGTTTCCATTGTCCTTCAAGAAGTTTGATGATGCCTTCGTTTGTGTCTTGTCTAGAGCGCTTAACTTTTCTGATAGTGAACCACTGCCAAGTCGCAGAACTTGAGCGCAATAGCTTTTTCAACAAAGTTTCGGCAACAAATAGGATGCCTAACGCAATAACCACGAATACGACTAATGTCGTGACACTCATCTCTATTGTTTTGTCAGCAATAGAGATCAGGACATAGCCTTGCTGACCTGCGTAATGTGTGCCAACAAAAATACCAGCTCCAAGTACGATGAAGAGAAAAATAAGTCTGAACATTATTTTTCCTCCGCGGTAAAGCTAGTCACTTTGCGGGAGAGCTTGTCAGAGATAATCTTCGATAGGATATCTTGCGATTGAAGTTTCACAGGATAGGTGACTTGCACTTTTTGCTGGCTTAACGTTTTTAAAGTGTTCTCAAACTGTTGTACAGAAGTACTGTCTTGGTCAAAGTATGAGTGAGACCAATCGGAAGCGGTTTCTAATGCTGTAGAGTAGATACCATCTTTTTCATCGTAGACTGCACGTATAGCAAGGTCTAACTTAGCGATTATGTTTTCTCTCAAGTAGAAATCTTGCTTTGGAGAAAGTAGCGGTGTGACATTGCCGTCACGCGTTCTAAAGGTAATAAAGTTTTCAGAAAACTCTTTTAATGAGGTAAGTAAGTTAGTTTTCCAGTCGCTCACATCGGAGGATACTACTGGCTTCTTCACCTCACTTTCCTTTGGAAGAATCGCGTTTGCTAGAGGAAGCTTGTCGACTTGCTTTTGCAATGACATTAGGCGAAGAACTAAGCCATCTCTATCAATGATCGGCAAGGCTTTCAATGCGGTTATATCGTTAGCCATTGCTTGTCGAAGTGGGAAGAGGTTAGGGTCGTTTAGTGAAGCAATGCGTTGATCTGCATTTTCTAATAGTTCAGTTGCACTGAAAATATCGTGCTCTAAGTAAAGCTTGCGAGCCGAGAGCTTGACCAAGTAGTCGGCTTCCGCCAATAGCCAATCATTCGGACTGCGTCCTTTCATGTCAGCGACAGCCATTTGTAGACTCTTGATGCTTTTTTGATTCTGATCCAGCTCGACTTTTGTTTGCTGGCCAACTTGCGCAATATCTTTGCTAGATTGGCTTTGGACGGATTCTAGTCGAGAATCAAGAGTTTTTTGGTTTTGCTGTATTTGTTGCTTCAGTTGGCTGATTTCATTTTTGTACAGGGTGCTTTGATGATAGATTTCATAGCTCAATCCAGTGCCAATTAGGATAGATAAGATGAGCGCTACGGCACCTGTTTTGGAGCTTTTTTTCGGAACGCTTGCGCTGGCTTTGGTCTTATTATCGGTGGTTTGTTTGTTGTCTTGGCTGGTATCGTGTTTCTTGTCAGATTCTGTTTTCTGATTGTTGTTATTCGCCATTTTTTAGATCCTGTTTTCTTGAACGCAGTGTGTTCACTATATCTAGATTGGATGCACCGCCAGTGTTAATTGTTTGACTAAAGCCCAGCTGTGTCGCTTTATCTACAAGGCGTTGACTTGGAACCAATAGTTTTAATCCTAACACCCATTGCATATGAGTGTTGTCTAATTGAGACAAAAAGTATTCCAGTTGCTTGCCGCTGGTCACAATAAGACAATCAATGTGATTAGCCTGCCACATTGGAACGTACAATTGGAGTCGAAGGGCAGCATTTGACGTTGGTATACTTCAACGTATTCAACCTTCGCTCCGCGAGCTAGCAAGCCATTAAATAATGTTTCCCTACCGCCATTCCACGCAAAATAACAATGCGTTTGCCAGTGACATTTTGTAATTCTTCCATGTTCAATAAGTGTTCACTGTCACTAATGTTGGGTAGTGAGTTGTCTGCTGTGTTACTTGCTCCATCGCTTGCGCAGTTTTTCTTCCACAAGCAAGATAGGTGCATTGTGGCCATGGTAAGT contains the following coding sequences:
- a CDS encoding uroporphyrinogen-III C-methyltransferase, which translates into the protein MANNNNQKTESDKKHDTSQDNKQTTDNKTKASASVPKKSSKTGAVALILSILIGTGLSYEIYHQSTLYKNEISQLKQQIQQNQKTLDSRLESVQSQSSKDIAQVGQQTKVELDQNQKSIKSLQMAVADMKGRSPNDWLLAEADYLVKLSARKLYLEHDIFSATELLENADQRIASLNDPNLFPLRQAMANDITALKALPIIDRDGLVLRLMSLQKQVDKLPLANAILPKESEVKKPVVSSDVSDWKTNLLTSLKEFSENFITFRTRDGNVTPLLSPKQDFYLRENIIAKLDLAIRAVYDEKDGIYSTALETASDWSHSYFDQDSTSVQQFENTLKTLSQQKVQVTYPVKLQSQDILSKIISDKLSRKVTSFTAEEK
- a CDS encoding heme biosynthesis HemY N-terminal domain-containing protein, whose product is MFRLIFLFIVLGAGIFVGTHYAGQQGYVLISIADKTIEMSVTTLVVFVVIALGILFVAETLLKKLLRSSSATWQWFTIRKVKRSRQDTNEGIIKLLEGQWKLAEKKVTRRASHHDMPLLCYLMASEAAIEMGDKAKRDRYIELARKQDNSSLAVALTLAKQQVKEGEFKLAFETLSKLHSDHPTNPLLLNLLKKVHVQLKQWQDLLDIVPQLSKAKIIDAKEQKEIELLAHKGLLTDTAITNSTEQLIQYWDKLSRKLKTEPELIVHMTKQLVEKDAYSEAFTIAKEALKKQTINELLLVLPTIKLADMHPIVQQLEALIKKDANLAEAHSALARIEMQNQQWPEAQQHLEKALSSRTDREDYILLAKALEKQNLTQAANEVSKKVISLTS